Part of the Pedobacter roseus genome is shown below.
AACCGTATGGATCACAAGCCAAACGAACTTTCTGGTGGTCAGCGCCAGCGTGTAGCGGTAGCCAGGGCATTAATTAATAATCCATCAATTATTTTGGCAGATGAGCCTACCGGTAATCTTGATACCAAAACTTCGATCGAGATTATGGGTTTGCTGGAAGAAATCCACAGTAAAGGAAATACCATCATTCTGGTTACACACGAAGAAGATATTGCACAGCATGCACACCGCATTGTACGGATGCGTGATGGATTGATCGAAAACGATTATTTAAATACCGACATTAAAAATGTTTCCCCACGTTTGCAGGCCTTAAAAGATAATGGCAGCGACTGGGAGAAAATTAATTAAGGTTAAAGGTATAAGGTGTGGGGCATAAGGCTTTGAAAACCCTAAACCTTAAACCTCTCGCCTTAAACCATAACGGCATGAAAATCTATACTAAAACCGGCGATAAAGGGCAAACCTCATTAATAGGAGGTACCCGGGTTCCCAAATATCATCTACGTATTGAAACTTATGGCACTGTCGACGAATTAAATTCGTACATCGGCTTAATCATGTGTCAGGGTATTGATTCGCATGATCAACAGCTTCTAAAAGAAATTCAGGACAGGTTATTTACCATTGGTGCATCGCTTGCTGCTGATCCGGAAAAGTCTAAAATGAAAATCCCTGATCTGCACGCAACCGATATCACTTTATTGGAAAACGAGATGGATTTAATGAACGAAACACTACCCGCCTTAAAACATTTTGTGTTGCCAGGCGGAAACACTGTTGTTTCTTACTGTCACATTGCGCGTTGCGTTTGCAGAAGGGCAGAACGACTGACAGTAGAGCTTGCAGAAAATAGCTTTGTAGATGAGCGCATAACGATTTATTTAAACCGTTTGAGCGATTATTTGTTTGTTTTGGCACGAAAACTGAGCGCCTATTTTAAAGCAGAAGAAAATATTTGGATACCGCGTGTTTAATAGTGGAAAAATAAGTTTGTTTTGCTCAAAAATTTTAATATACTTTGCGCTTAATAAGAATAAGAATTTAATAGAATTGAAGATATGTATTGGACATTAGAATTAGCATCGCACTTGGAAGACGCACCATGGCCTGCAACTAAAGACGAATTAATTGATTACGGTATCCGTTCTGGTGCCCCTGTTGAAGTAATTGAAAACTTACAGGCACTGGAAGATGATGGCGAGCCTTACGAAACGATTGAGGAAATCTGGCCAGATTATCCTACCAAAGAAGATTTCTTCTTTAACGAAGACGAATATTAATTATCAGTTGCATAAAATTTGAAAAGGCAATTTCCCAAAAGGAAATTGCCTTTTTTAGTTATACTAGAGAGGTCGTCATTTCGACCGCAGTGGAGAAATCTTTTAGCATGGTTTAAAAATTTCTCTCCCGAAAGTTCGGTACTGTGCTTCATCTGATAGCTATCGGATCGAAATGATGACCGATTTTCTAAATCCCTCTTGGGTAATCAGATCAGGAATCAGAATGTAACAAGCGTTTTAAAATTCTCGTCTGTGCAGGAAAAATTACCCTTCTGATAAAATCTATCAATGTAGTGAAAAGCTATATACAGATCTGTAAAGCCTCTATTCTTATCCATCTTAGAGGTGTAGTTTTAATGTCTCTGGTAAATAAAAGTTACATTTTTTAAACAAAACTTAAAAGAAGGGTGTTAATAGATCAATTATATAACATTGCTTAAAAAATTAACACTATGGGAAATTTATTGTATTTAGTAGCAGTAGTATTGGTAATACTATGGGTGATCGGATTTGTATTTCACGGCTTCGGCGACGTTGGTAGCATAATCCACGTTTTATTGGTAATCGCAGTTATTGCAATCCTGCTTAAAGTTATTGGCAGGGCCGCATAAAATATATCATGGCGGACATTTTATCGGATTTGGCATCGCTAAAAACAGATAAAAAAAAGGAGCTTTAATTTTTATTAAGGCTCCTTTATATTTTTTAGTTCTTTAGCAATAGTTCTGCAAGCTCAAGATCAATAGGGTAGGTGATTTTTATATTTCCCCTTTCGCCCTCTATTATATTGATATCATAACCAATTGATTCTACCACACTTGCATCGTCGGTAAAATGATCAGCGAAATCCTGATGATAAGCTTCTTTAAGAACACTAACACTAAACGTTTGCGGGGTTTGTACCAGATAGATCTCATCGCGCTTTAAAGCTGATGATTTTTCGTTTCTGAGCATACGTACACTATCGCTAGATTGTACTGCTGCTATTACGTTTCCATGCGCCTCAGCTGCTTTAAAACAGTTGTCGATAAGAGATTTTGAGACCAGTGGACGAACGGCATCGTGTATGGCTACAAAACTATCTTCTTCGATGGTCCGGATAGCGTTTTTAACCGAATGAAAACGTTCCTTACCACCATCAATAACCTCATGTGGAATATGAAAATTAAATTCTTCGCACAGGCGTGTCCAATAACCTTGCTGATCTTTACTCAGTACCAATAAAATTTTGGGTTGTGTATCGCTTTGCGCAAAAGCTTTAATGGTATGCATTAAAACCGGGAGGTTTTTGAGCAGTAGAAATTGTTTTGGGGTTTCTGTTTGCATCCGATTTCCAGAACCGCCTGCTACAATTATAGCGTAGTATTTCATATTTCAAGAGATGAGATTATAGATTTAAGATATGAGACCTGATTAACTCAAATCTCATATCTCATCACTCAAATCTATATGATTAGCATGGCATCGCCATAGCTGTAAAATTTATATTTTTCTTTTACTGCAACTTCGTAAGCATTCATTACGTTTTCGTAACCACCAAATGCACTTACCATCATCAATAAAGTAGATTCTGGAGTGTGAAAATTGGTAATCATTGAATTTGCAATACTGAAATCGTATGGAGGGAAGATAAATTTGCTTGTCCAGTCGTTTGCAGCTTTTAATGTTCTGTTAGCAGAAACAGCAGACTCTATTGCACGCATTGATGTAGTTCCAACCGCACAGATTTTTCTTTTCTCCTCTATCGCTTTATTTACGATGCCTGCATCTTTCGGCTCGATGATGAATTGCTCAGAGTCCATTTTATGTTTGGTTAAATCTTCAACCTCAACGGTTCTGAAGGTTCCCAAACCTACGTGTAAAGTTACTTCCGCAAACTCTATACCTTTAAGTTCTAAACGTTTCATCAACTCGCGGCTAAAGTGCAAACCTGCAGTTGGAGCAGCTACAGCACCTTCATGCTTTGCGAAAATAGTTTGATAACGTTCTTTATCCTCAGCAGTAGCCTTACGTTTGATATATTTAGGAAGCGGGGTTTCACCTAAAATTTCAACGTTTTTTCTAAACTCTTCGTCGGTACCTTCAAATAAGAAACGGATGGTACGTCCACGTGATGTAGTATTGTCTACAACCTCAGCAACCAATAAATCGTCGTCGCCAAAATATAATTTGTTACCTACACGGATTTTACGGGCTGGGTCTACCAATACATCCCATAAACGCAATTCCTTGTTTAATTCACGCAATAAGAAAACTTCGATTGTAGCACCGGTTTTCTCTTTATTGCCATATAAACGGGCAGGAAAAACTTTAGTGTTATTTAATATCATTACGTCCTTGTCATCGAAATAACCTAAAACGTCTTTGAAAATTTTATGTTCAATTTTACCGCTGTCTTTATGCAATACCATTAGGCGGGCTTCGTCGCGTTGTTCTGCCGGATTATTGGCAACTAATGATTCTGGTAAGTTGAATTTGAATTGTGATAATTTCATTCTTGATGAATTTTTTGAGGTGCAAAAATACGAATTTAATTTTTCTTTTCCGTATTTTATCAAACGCATTTAAGGTATATTATGTTTTACCTCATTTTAAAACAAATTATACTTCGTTAAAACATATTCTACGCATAAAATTAATTAGTTTTGAATATAAGCTGTAACCTTTTCAATGGCTTTGCATCTAACCTCTAATTATGATAATCTTTAGGCTAATAGGCGAGAGTTTCCGTTTTGCATTTGATGCGTTGCGCCAGAATAAATTACGCACCATGTTATCGCTTTTGGCTATAACAATCGGTATTTTTACCATCATTGCTGTATTCTCTGCAGTCGATACTTTTCGTGGTAAATTGCAATCAAGTGTAGATAAACTGGGTTCTAATACCATTTACGTTCAAAAATGGCCATGGAGCTTCGGCGATAACTACCCCTGGTGGAAATACATGAACCGTCCTCAGCCATCACTCCGTGATTTTGAAGCCCTAAGAGAACGTATTGAAAATGCGCAGGGTGTTACTTTCGAAATTTCAACAAGCGATAGGACTATAAAATACAGAAGCAGTTCTGTTGAAGGGATTTCTGTTTGGGCGGCCTCACATGATTTTAATAAAACATGGAATTTTGAGCTTCAGGAGGGTCGCTATTTTACCGAAAATGAAAGCAAAAACGGAACGCCGGTATGTATTTTAGGATCAGACGTAGCGGCCGGACTTTTTGACGGAGATGAACCTGTAGGTAAACAAGTGCAAATTTTAGGGCGTAGATTAACCGTTGTTGGCGTGTTCAAAAAAGAAGGAGAAGATATGTTGGGTACTTCGCTGGATAAAAACGTTAATATCCCGATCAGCTTTGCTAAAGGGGTTTTAGATATCCAGAATGAGCGTTATGGTCCGCAGATTACCGTTCGTGGTAAAGATAATGTGAGTTTAGAGGAAGTGGAGAGTGAGCTGAAAGGTTTAATGCGCTCTATTCACAGAATCAGGCCCGGACAGGAAGAAGATTTTGCTTTAAATAAAACGACCATTATTTCTAACCAATTGGATTCGATGTTTAAAATGGTAAACATTGCAGGCTGGGTAATCGGTGGATTCTCAATTTTGGTTGGTGGCTTCAGTATTGCCAATATCATGTTTGTATCGGTTAAGGAACGCACCAATATTATCGGCATTCAAAAATCATTGGGTGCAAAAAACTATTTTATATTATTACAGTTTATATTCGAATCGATATCGCTTTGTATTTTAGGTGGATTGCTAGGCTTGTTGCTCGTCTTTCTGCTCGCTTTAGCCATTGGAGCGGCAACAGATTTCCATATCATACTTGGTTTGAACAATATTGCATTGGGTATTGGGATATCAATTATTATCGGAACGATCTCGGGTTTTTGGCCAGCTTATTCAGCGTCAAGACTGGATCCGGTGGAGGCGATTAGAAGCTAGTTCAGTTTTCAGCTGGCAATTTTCAGTTAACAATTAATCATAAACTGTAATTTTAAAAGTGGCTTAGCACTGATCTATTGCCATTTTTAAAAAGATTTTTACTTCCCCGTTGATATCTTCTTTGAAATAAATCCTTAAATGGTGGTTAAACTGCCTGGTACCGGGTACCTTGGCAATTTTAGTGAAGCAAAGATTATCTTCATGAGCCTGATCAAAGGGAATAACAATATGTATAAAGTTTTTGCCCAGCTGTGTGAGGTATGCAAAGGGAGTTTTGGATTCGATGACTATCATTGATTTGGTAGCGCGAAGATTAACTTCACTCATTTCTGCCAATCGCTCAATAAAAAAACGGAATAACCCTAAAGTATATTCCGTTTTTCCGTTTAAAAAGTCTTCAGTATTGTTTACCATATTAATATTTAGCTTTAGCTATAAGATTGTAGATAATAATAATAGTTAAATTTGAGTATAAATTCAATAAAATGGTAATTGTTGTGAATAAGGAAACAAATGAGAAGGAAATTAAAGATGCTTTGAAAAAAATTAAAAGTGGCTCAAAGAAATCTAAATTAGCTGACTTTTTCGGAGCGTTACCTGGTGTTTTCGGAGACGGTTTAAAATACCAGAAAAAAGTAAGAAGTGATTGGGATTAACTATGCAGTTGATACCAATTGTTTTATTTATTTTTTAAATAGACACCCTGCATTAATGCCATTTCTAAAAAGTAAATGGGCTTATTGTTATATTACAGAAATAGAGTTGCTTGGAAAAAAAGACCTCTCAAAGGAAGAGGATTTTTTGATCAGAGAAATGCTTAATACTTGTTTAGATAAGAAGTGATTATAGTTTGAAAATCCCGGATGCTCTTGTAGCTGCTACTGCACAGTTATTACAATTACCAATAATTACTGCCGATAAAACATTCACGAGAGTCAAAGAAATTGATTGTATCCTTATTGAGGTATAATTAGAGTATTCAGATATATTACCATTTCCAATACCTGATAAAATAAATATTGAATAAATTTTCATTTCAAATGGATAATTAACCCATTTGAAATGAAAATGATCCTTAGAATTAAGAATCTAAAAGAGAAACTGCTTTATCGTCGACAAACCAGGTTAATTTACCATCAATTGGATCTATTAACTGAGAAGGGAATAAGTCAACATTTTTTTCTGTATCGCCGATTACATGTTTTAAAGCTTCCGCTTTGTTTTCTCCAAAAACCAAAAATGCTACGTTATCCGCTTTATTGATTAACGGTGCTGTAAAACTAATGCGGTAAGTGTTCAGTTTTTCTACATAAACCGAAGCCACGTTTACTTCTTCATCTTTAACCAGAGTAGTATGCGGAAAGATGGAAGCGGTGTGTGCATCATCACCCATGCCTAAAAGGATCAGATCGAAAATAACATCTTCACCATTGAAATGTTTATCGATGGCTTTTTTGTATTCAATCGCGGCTTTTTCAGGCGCTAAAGTGGTGTTTACATAAAAAATATGGTCTTCTTTAATGCCCAATGGATCTAAAATGGTTTTTTTAGCCATTAACCCGTTGTAGTTATCATCATTGGCAGGAACATTGCGCTCGTCGCCAAAGAAAAAATATACCTTTTCCCAATCAATGCGGTGCTGACCTTCAGTTGCCAGGAAATGATAAAGTGCTTTAGGAGAACTACCGCCAGTTAAAACGAAATTGAAACGGTCGTTTTCTTCGATAGACATTTCTGCAATTTTAATTACATAATCTGCCAGATCCTGGTTAAGTTCTTCTAATGTTTTGTATATGAGTAAATTCATTTTATTTTAGTTGATAGTTGATGGTTCATGGCTATAAAACTATTGGGCCATGAACCATCAACATAATTATTCCTTATTCTTCAATGGCAGGTTAAACCAGTGGAAACCGTCTCTTGCAATTAATGCTTCGGCCTCTTCCGGTCCCCAGCTATCGGCAGGGTAGTTAGGGAAATTGATTGATTTTTTGCTTTCCCATGTATTTAAAATTGGCATTACCAATTCCCATGCGGCTTCTACCTGATCGCCACGCATAAACAAAGTCTGGTCGCCCATCATGGCATCCAATAACAACGTTTCATAAGCCTCTGGGGTATCACCTTCGTAGGTTCCTTTATAATCGAAAACCATATCAACAGGATTTAAAACCATATCTAAACCCGGTCTTTTAGCCTGTACCTGCATACGGATGCTCATTTCAGGTTGGATACTGATCACCAGCCTGTTTTGTTGCCAGTTTTCAGTTACTTCAGATGAGAAAATCTGATGCGGCACATCCCTGAACTGAATGGTAATTAACGATGAAGTTTGGTTTAGGCGTTTTCCTGTTCTTAAATAGAATGGAATTCCCTGCCATCTCCAGTTATCGATATGGAATTTTACTGCTGCAAAAGTTTCGGTATTAGAGTGTGCATCTACACCTTTTTCCTGGCGATAACCCGGTACTTCTTTACCTTCAACCCAGCCTTTGCTGTACTGACCACGAACGGTGTGGAAACGGATATCTTCGGCAGAAAAAGGACGCATGGCTTTTAAAACCTCCACCTTACGGTTTCTGATCTCATCAGCATCGAAATTAATCGGAGCTTCCATGCCAATAAGGCAAAGTAATTGTAGCAGGTGATTTTGAATCATATCCCTCAATGCACCAGAACCTTCGTAATAACCACCACGATCGGCAACACCTAACTGCTCGGTTACCGAAATCTGCACGTGATCGATGTATGATCTGTTCCATAATGGCTCAAAAAGGGCATTTGCAAAACGGAAAGCCATCATATTCTGAACGGTCTCTTTACCTAAGTAATGATCGATACGGTAAATCTGTTTTTCTGTAAAAATAGTAGCCAATAAAGTGTTTAATTCTTTTGCCGACTCTAAATCGTGACCAAAAGGTTTCTCAATAACAATACGGCTGTTATCTTCATCCTGCGTAAGTTTATATTTCTGTAAACATTCTGCAATAATAGGGAAGAAGTTAGGCGCAACTGCCAGGTAGAAAATTACCTGTGTACCAGCACCATATTCTTTTTGATATTTTTCTACTGCGTCTTTAAGGTTTTCGAATGTTTTTGGCTGGGCAAAATCAGTAGGGCAGTAGTGGATGGTGTTTCCAAAATTCTCCCACTTATCCTTTTTTACTTTACCACTGCGGCTAAACTGGTTAACGGCATCCTCTAAAGCCGCTTTGTAGCTATCATCGGTAAATTCCGTTCTACCCGTACCAATAATGGCAAACTTATCTGGCATGTAACCCTCCATAAATAAATTATATAGGGCAGGTGCTAATTTTCTTTTGTTCAAATCACCTGTTCCACCAAATATTACAAAAATGGTAGGGTTTAATGCGGTTTTGGTTTTCATTTTATATTGTTGTTCGTGAATCAAATGGGTTATGATAATTTATTCCAATCGGCATGGAAAACGCCTTCTTTATCAATACGCTCAAAAGTATGTGCGCCAAAGAAATCTCTTTGTGCCTGAATTAAATTAGAAGGCATTCTGCCAGTGGTAATGGTATCAAAATAGGTCAAAGTAGATGCAAAAGCAGGAATACCCAGGCCTGAACTGATACAGGCACCAATGGTTTTACGTGTACCAGATAAAGTACCTTTAATGATGTTCTGAATACCAGCATCGCCAAATAAGTGCTCTAAAGCATTGTTTTTTTCGTAAGCCTGGTAAATATCTTCTAAGAATTTAGCCCTGATGATACAACCTCCACGCCAGATTTTGGCAATTTCCTGTAGTTTTAGGTCGTATTTGTATTCTTTAGAGGCTTGTACCAATAAATGCATGCCCTGTGCGTAAGCACTGATCATTGAGAAGTAAAATGCATCTTCCAGTTCTTCAACCGTAACTTCGATTTTAGTATCTTTTTTACCAAAAGCTTCTTCTAAAGAAACCCTTAGGGCTTTAAATTTAGATAAATCGCGGTTAGAAACAGCTTCGTTAATGGTTGGGATTGGCAGCTGAAGTTCCATTGAAACCTCTGATGTCCATTTTCCGGTGCCTTTTGAACGGGCTTCGTCTTTAATCTGATCTAAAAGATCGTTTTGTGTTTCGGTATCTTTAAATAAGAAAATTTCAGCAGTGATTTCTAATAAGAAAGATTGCAACCTGCCTTCATTCCATTTTTTGAATACTTTATAAATTTCGTCGTTTGAGTAACCTAAGCCATTTTTAAGAATGCCATATACTTCGGCAATCAGCTCCATAATGGCATATTCAATACCGTTGTGTACCATTTTAACAAAGTGGCCGGAAGCACCCGGGCCGATGTAAGTTACACATGGATCGGTACCCACTTTTGCAGCTACGGCATCGAAAACATCTTTTACTACGTTATAAGCTTGTTTATCGCCGCCCGGCATCATACTCGGACCGAAACGTGCACCTTCTTCACCCCCTGAAATACCCATTCCGAAGAAATGCAGGCCATCTTTTTCCAGTTCATCTACACGGCGGTTGGTATCGGTAAAGTGTGAGTTGCCACTATCGATAATGATATCACCTTTGCTTAAAAGTGGTTTTAATTCTGCAATAACACTATCTACAATTGGTCCGGCAGGTACTAATAAAATTAATGTACGTGGCGTTTGTAAGCTCGAAATAAAGCTTTCAATATCATCAAATCCTTCTAAGTGATGCGCTTTGCCTTCTTCTTCAAGCTTCGAGATCATCTTTTGGTCTTTATCGTAACCTGTTACAGAGAAGCCCTTATCAGCCATGTTTAACAATAGGTTGCGGCCCATAGTGCCCAAACCGATCATTCCCAATTTATATTTTTTTGATTCGTTATTTGCCATTTTTTATTTTTTAGAATGCACCCAAAATTAGGGTTTACAAATTAATATTGCAGCTATTGTTGTTAAAAGATTGTAATAAAGATCAATTATTTTTTGGGCTCAACCGTAAAGATATTGTACTTATCGGCGAGTTTCCAAAGCTTGGCGCCACCTTTAATCCCATCTCTGTTGGTTACGATTGTAATATTGTCTTCCAGCTTAAAATCGATCTGTTTCGAATTTCCGCCACCTATATATAAGGTATCGTAATTAAAAACTGTTTTATAAATTTCGATTACCTTTTTTAACCTCTTGTTCCAGCGTTCCGTACCAATTTTTTCGAATGCCTTATTTCCGATATAATCATCGTAATCTTCTTCTTTATTAATTGGTAGATGCGCCAGTTCCAGGTGCGGAAGCAGTTCTCCATCGAACAATAAAGCTGTACCGAAACCTGTACCCACGGTAAAAACAATCTCAAAGCCTTTACCTTCAACTACACCTAAACCCTGTTGATCGGCATCATTTACCAAACGCACGGGTTTACCAAGCTCGTTGGCCACGCGCTGGGCAAGATCTACATCAGCCCATTTATTTTTGGCCAGGTTAGGGGCAGTTTTTACAATACCGTTTTTAACATAACCGGGAAATCCGATTGATACGCGGTTATAACTATCAGGAAAAGGCTTAATTAAATCTACAATACCGGTTACAATATCTTTTGGCGTGGCCTCTGCTGGGGTTTTGCTTTTTAAATATTCGGTAATCATATTTCCGCTTTCATCCAAAAGAACGGTTTTTATACTGGTACCACCAATATCGATCGATAATATATTGTTGTTTTCAGCTTTTTTCTGTGTAGCCATAATGTTGTATTTATAATTCCGAAGTTCTACAAATAAATTAAAACAACAAACATTAAATGAATAAGGAAGTAATTTATGTGTAATAATATTATCTATAAAATCTATGTATTTAATAGAATATAATTATGTTTGTTGCGTTAACATAAAAAAGACCACAATTGTTATGACGGTAAATTACCTTGCATTTGCGATACCAGCATTTTTTATTTTTGTATTTATTGAGTTTAAGATCGCCCAGCATCAAAAAAAAGCGAAAATATTCAAATACGAGAGTACGGTTGCAAACTTTAGTGTAGGTATTGCCGAGAGGTTATTGAATTTATTTATCGCTGCCAGTTTTTACCAGGTTTATAATTGGGTGTATAGCAATTATGCCATTTTTGACATTTCGACCAAATGGTACGTATGGATACTTTTATTGCTTTCTACTGATTTGGTTTGGTACTGGTACCACAGGTTAGGGCATGAGATTAATTTTTTATGGGCAGCGCACATTGTGCATCACCAGAGTGAGGAGTTTAATTTATCAGCAGCAGCACGGATTACTACCATACAGGCCATCTTCCGTAATGTGTTCTGGTGCATCCTGCCACTCATCGGTTTTCATCCGAATATGATTATTACCATTCTTTTGGCTCATGGTGCTTATTCTTTTTTTACGCATACACAGTTGGTAGGCAAACTTGGCTG
Proteins encoded:
- a CDS encoding cob(I)yrinic acid a,c-diamide adenosyltransferase gives rise to the protein MKIYTKTGDKGQTSLIGGTRVPKYHLRIETYGTVDELNSYIGLIMCQGIDSHDQQLLKEIQDRLFTIGASLAADPEKSKMKIPDLHATDITLLENEMDLMNETLPALKHFVLPGGNTVVSYCHIARCVCRRAERLTVELAENSFVDERITIYLNRLSDYLFVLARKLSAYFKAEENIWIPRV
- a CDS encoding DUF2795 domain-containing protein, translating into MYWTLELASHLEDAPWPATKDELIDYGIRSGAPVEVIENLQALEDDGEPYETIEEIWPDYPTKEDFFFNEDEY
- a CDS encoding lmo0937 family membrane protein; its protein translation is MGNLLYLVAVVLVILWVIGFVFHGFGDVGSIIHVLLVIAVIAILLKVIGRAA
- a CDS encoding 2-C-methyl-D-erythritol 4-phosphate cytidylyltransferase, which encodes MKYYAIIVAGGSGNRMQTETPKQFLLLKNLPVLMHTIKAFAQSDTQPKILLVLSKDQQGYWTRLCEEFNFHIPHEVIDGGKERFHSVKNAIRTIEEDSFVAIHDAVRPLVSKSLIDNCFKAAEAHGNVIAAVQSSDSVRMLRNEKSSALKRDEIYLVQTPQTFSVSVLKEAYHQDFADHFTDDASVVESIGYDINIIEGERGNIKITYPIDLELAELLLKN
- the queA gene encoding tRNA preQ1(34) S-adenosylmethionine ribosyltransferase-isomerase QueA is translated as MKLSQFKFNLPESLVANNPAEQRDEARLMVLHKDSGKIEHKIFKDVLGYFDDKDVMILNNTKVFPARLYGNKEKTGATIEVFLLRELNKELRLWDVLVDPARKIRVGNKLYFGDDDLLVAEVVDNTTSRGRTIRFLFEGTDEEFRKNVEILGETPLPKYIKRKATAEDKERYQTIFAKHEGAVAAPTAGLHFSRELMKRLELKGIEFAEVTLHVGLGTFRTVEVEDLTKHKMDSEQFIIEPKDAGIVNKAIEEKRKICAVGTTSMRAIESAVSANRTLKAANDWTSKFIFPPYDFSIANSMITNFHTPESTLLMMVSAFGGYENVMNAYEVAVKEKYKFYSYGDAMLII
- a CDS encoding ABC transporter permease; this translates as MIIFRLIGESFRFAFDALRQNKLRTMLSLLAITIGIFTIIAVFSAVDTFRGKLQSSVDKLGSNTIYVQKWPWSFGDNYPWWKYMNRPQPSLRDFEALRERIENAQGVTFEISTSDRTIKYRSSSVEGISVWAASHDFNKTWNFELQEGRYFTENESKNGTPVCILGSDVAAGLFDGDEPVGKQVQILGRRLTVVGVFKKEGEDMLGTSLDKNVNIPISFAKGVLDIQNERYGPQITVRGKDNVSLEEVESELKGLMRSIHRIRPGQEEDFALNKTTIISNQLDSMFKMVNIAGWVIGGFSILVGGFSIANIMFVSVKERTNIIGIQKSLGAKNYFILLQFIFESISLCILGGLLGLLLVFLLALAIGAATDFHIILGLNNIALGIGISIIIGTISGFWPAYSASRLDPVEAIRS
- a CDS encoding DUF5655 domain-containing protein, whose amino-acid sequence is MVNNTEDFLNGKTEYTLGLFRFFIERLAEMSEVNLRATKSMIVIESKTPFAYLTQLGKNFIHIVIPFDQAHEDNLCFTKIAKVPGTRQFNHHLRIYFKEDINGEVKIFLKMAIDQC
- a CDS encoding PIN domain-containing protein, which translates into the protein MKIPDALVAATAQLLQLPIITADKTFTRVKEIDCILIEV
- the pgl gene encoding 6-phosphogluconolactonase, translating into MNLLIYKTLEELNQDLADYVIKIAEMSIEENDRFNFVLTGGSSPKALYHFLATEGQHRIDWEKVYFFFGDERNVPANDDNYNGLMAKKTILDPLGIKEDHIFYVNTTLAPEKAAIEYKKAIDKHFNGEDVIFDLILLGMGDDAHTASIFPHTTLVKDEEVNVASVYVEKLNTYRISFTAPLINKADNVAFLVFGENKAEALKHVIGDTEKNVDLFPSQLIDPIDGKLTWFVDDKAVSLLDS
- the zwf gene encoding glucose-6-phosphate dehydrogenase; the encoded protein is MKTKTALNPTIFVIFGGTGDLNKRKLAPALYNLFMEGYMPDKFAIIGTGRTEFTDDSYKAALEDAVNQFSRSGKVKKDKWENFGNTIHYCPTDFAQPKTFENLKDAVEKYQKEYGAGTQVIFYLAVAPNFFPIIAECLQKYKLTQDEDNSRIVIEKPFGHDLESAKELNTLLATIFTEKQIYRIDHYLGKETVQNMMAFRFANALFEPLWNRSYIDHVQISVTEQLGVADRGGYYEGSGALRDMIQNHLLQLLCLIGMEAPINFDADEIRNRKVEVLKAMRPFSAEDIRFHTVRGQYSKGWVEGKEVPGYRQEKGVDAHSNTETFAAVKFHIDNWRWQGIPFYLRTGKRLNQTSSLITIQFRDVPHQIFSSEVTENWQQNRLVISIQPEMSIRMQVQAKRPGLDMVLNPVDMVFDYKGTYEGDTPEAYETLLLDAMMGDQTLFMRGDQVEAAWELVMPILNTWESKKSINFPNYPADSWGPEEAEALIARDGFHWFNLPLKNKE
- the gndA gene encoding NADP-dependent phosphogluconate dehydrogenase; translated protein: MANNESKKYKLGMIGLGTMGRNLLLNMADKGFSVTGYDKDQKMISKLEEEGKAHHLEGFDDIESFISSLQTPRTLILLVPAGPIVDSVIAELKPLLSKGDIIIDSGNSHFTDTNRRVDELEKDGLHFFGMGISGGEEGARFGPSMMPGGDKQAYNVVKDVFDAVAAKVGTDPCVTYIGPGASGHFVKMVHNGIEYAIMELIAEVYGILKNGLGYSNDEIYKVFKKWNEGRLQSFLLEITAEIFLFKDTETQNDLLDQIKDEARSKGTGKWTSEVSMELQLPIPTINEAVSNRDLSKFKALRVSLEEAFGKKDTKIEVTVEELEDAFYFSMISAYAQGMHLLVQASKEYKYDLKLQEIAKIWRGGCIIRAKFLEDIYQAYEKNNALEHLFGDAGIQNIIKGTLSGTRKTIGACISSGLGIPAFASTLTYFDTITTGRMPSNLIQAQRDFFGAHTFERIDKEGVFHADWNKLS
- a CDS encoding ROK family protein; the protein is MATQKKAENNNILSIDIGGTSIKTVLLDESGNMITEYLKSKTPAEATPKDIVTGIVDLIKPFPDSYNRVSIGFPGYVKNGIVKTAPNLAKNKWADVDLAQRVANELGKPVRLVNDADQQGLGVVEGKGFEIVFTVGTGFGTALLFDGELLPHLELAHLPINKEEDYDDYIGNKAFEKIGTERWNKRLKKVIEIYKTVFNYDTLYIGGGNSKQIDFKLEDNITIVTNRDGIKGGAKLWKLADKYNIFTVEPKK